In Solanum pennellii chromosome 3, SPENNV200, a single window of DNA contains:
- the LOC107015289 gene encoding 40S ribosomal protein S13, which yields MGRMHSRGKGISASALPYKRTPPSWLKISAPDVEDNICKFAKKGLTPSQIGVILRDSHGIAQVKSVTGSKILRILKAHGLAPEIPEDLYHLIKKAVAIRKHLERNRKDKDSKFRLILVESRIHRLARYYKKTKKLPPVWKYESTTASTLVA from the exons ATGGGTCGTATGCACAGTCGTGG TAAGGGTATTTCAGCTTCTGCTCTCCCTTACAAGAGAACTCCTCCTAGTTGGCTCAAGATCTCTGCTCCAGAT GTTGAGGACAACATTTGCAAGTTCGCTAAGAAAGGATTGACCCCTTCACAGATTGGTGTGATTCTTCGTGATTCTCATGGAATTGCACAAGTGAAGAGTGTTACCGGTAGCAAGATCTTGCGTATCCTCAAGGCACATG GGCTTGCACCTGAGATTCCAGAGGATTTGTACCACCTGATTAAGAAGGCTGTTGCCATTAGGAAGCATTTGGAGAGGAACAGGAAGGATAAGGATTCTAAGTTCCGTTTGATTTTGGTGGAGAGCAGGATCCATCGCCTTGCTCGTTattacaagaaaacaaaaaagctCCCACCTGTCTGGAAATA CGAATCTACCACTGCTAGCACACTTGTGGCATAG